In one Oryza glaberrima chromosome 2, OglaRS2, whole genome shotgun sequence genomic region, the following are encoded:
- the LOC127761342 gene encoding uncharacterized protein LOC127761342, translating into MHMLSRKKPSSITIEFSCGNYYKIPSCLFSISDLEYLQIERCIISLPRQFEGFKQLTVLNLKYFSSTDSDINNLISSCPRLNTLRLKYFKGINRLRIQAQALQVLEVKGSFEDFHLHAPNLSNVYVTLNKTKVADRSKNYMMQAFVSLTGIEALVMKRCMVALPQTFEGFKRLSVLNLKYIYSTDADIANLISSCPWLKTLHLKYFGGISCLRIQAPALQHFEVQGNFEDLHLHAPNLLYLTLDKTETEQCDAVAGDKKNYPKEAFVSLTSIEELSINGPSLTYLSEGCLLTKPPGVLDRLRKVSIGECFWHWTGLGCLFNFSECPYVERTRDTGASLDRTILGVSQYGIMIRRRSKSLPCITS; encoded by the exons ATGCACATGCTGTCAAGGAAAAAACCAAGTTCCATCACAATCGAGTTTTCCTGTGGGAATTATTATAAGATTCCATCGTGCCTCTTCTCTATCAGTGATTTGGAATATCTACAGATAGAAAGATGCATCATCAGCTTGCCTCGGCAGTTTGAAGGTTTTAAGCAGCTAACTGTTCTGAATCTGAAATATTTCTCCTCAACAGACAGTGACATAAATAATCTGATCTCCTCATGCCCTCGGCTGAATACATTGCGTTTGAAATATTTTAAGGGTATCAATCGTCTCCGAATTCAAGCTCAGGCACTACAGGTTTTAGAGGTTAAAGGGTCCTTTGAAGACTTTCATCTGCATGCACCTAACCTGTCCAATGTGTATGTTACACtcaacaaaacaaaagttgcaGACAGGAGTAAAAACTATATGATGCAAGCTTTTGTGAGCCTAACTGGAATAGAAGCACTTGTTATGAAAAGATGTATGGTTGCGTTGCCTCAGACGTTTGAAGGTTTCAAGCGGCTATCTGTCTTGAATCTGAAATATATATACTCAACAGACGCTGACATAGCAAATCTGATCTCCTCATGCCCATGGCTGAAAACACTGCATTTGAAATATTTTGGGGGTATCAGTTGTCTCCGTATTCAAGCTCCGGCACTGCAGCATTTCGAGGTTCAAGGGAATTTCGAAGACTTGCATCTGCATGCACCTAATCTGTTGTATCTTACACTCGACAAAACAGAAACAGAACAATGTGATGCCGTTGCGGGTGACAAGAAAAATTATCCCAAGGAAGCTTTTGTTAGCCTAACTAGTATAGAAGAACTTTCTATAAATGGCCCTTCCTTGACG TATCTATCGGAAGGGTGCTTGTTGACCAAACCCCCAGGCGTGCTTGATCGTCTGAGGAAGGTTAGTATTGGGGAGTGCTTTTGGCACTGGACAGGTCTTGGATGCTTGTTCAATTTTTCGGAATGCCCCTATGTTGAGAGAACTCGAGATACAGG AGCTTCTCTCGACCGGACGATTCTTGGAGTCAGCCAATATGGGATCATGATCAGACGGAGATCGAAGAGCCTACCTTGCATCACCTCCTGA